TTTTGATGTCTCCTCAGCAGAAGATAGAAGTTAAAGGCACGCCGACGAACAAAAAGCCGCTGGATTTATCTGACGCTGATATCGAAGATGCGAAGTTTGAGGATATAAAAGACGAATGAATCGTGTCGCAAATGGGACTGCGATAGGATTTTTGATCTGGGGGGCACGAAAGCAATGGATAAGAAAGCCCAGGTCAAGCGAGGAGAGGAAAATGAGTGTGAAGAACGGAAGGGAGATCTCAGACGAAAGTCAATTGATCAAGAAGCTTAAGGTCTATCAGGAGGAACATCAGCGACTTACTGTTCTATTCAACATTACTCGCAATATTTCGACCGAGCTAAAGCTCGATAATTTATTGCTCATCATCATGGATGAGGTGAGGAAAGCACTTAAAGCTGACCGGTGTACTGTTTTTTTGTTGGATCGAGAAAAAAATGAACTTTGGTCAAAAGTAGCGCATGGGGAAAGGGATATTCGATTCCCGATCAATTTGGGGATCGCGGGATATGTGGCAAGGACTGGGGATGTGCTCAATATCCCTGATGCTTATGCAGACCCCCGATTTAATCAAGCGGTTGATAAAAAGACCGGCTATTACACTCAGAATATCCTTACTTTTCCCATGCGAAACAAGTTGGGTGAAATCATCGGTGTTTTTCAGGTGCTCAATAAATTTGATGGCCCGTTCACCAAACAAGATGAGCAACTATTGGATACGATTTCGGTAATCGCTGCCACCCAGATCGAAAATGCACAATTATATGAGGAGCAGCGGAAGACATGGGATAGTTTTGTCCGGACGCTGGCCAGTACCATTGATGCGCGCGATCCATTAACTGCTGGACATTCCAACCGAATTGCGCTATATTCAGATGAGCTGGCCAAAATCCTCAATCTGTCTGTTAAGCACCGAGAACTTATCCGCTATGCAGCTTTGCTGCATGATTACGGCAAAATTGCCATTCGAGAGGCAGTGCTGTGCAAAAAGGGAAGTCTCACCATTGATGAATATTGCCATATTCAAGAGCATGCAGCCTTTACGAAAAGCATTCTTGAAAAGATAAATTTTAGCCGTGAATTTAAGGATGTCCCTCGCATCGCTGCTTATCATCATGAAAAAATGGACGGCTCTGGTTATCCCGATGGTTTGGTGGGCGATCAAATCCCACTCGAGTCGCGAATCTTGGCAGTTGCCGATGTTTTTGATGCCCTGACATCGAAGCGACAC
This region of candidate division KSB1 bacterium genomic DNA includes:
- a CDS encoding GAF domain-containing protein — translated: MSVKNGREISDESQLIKKLKVYQEEHQRLTVLFNITRNISTELKLDNLLLIIMDEVRKALKADRCTVFLLDREKNELWSKVAHGERDIRFPINLGIAGYVARTGDVLNIPDAYADPRFNQAVDKKTGYYTQNILTFPMRNKLGEIIGVFQVLNKFDGPFTKQDEQLLDTISVIAATQIENAQLYEEQRKTWDSFVRTLASTIDARDPLTAGHSNRIALYSDELAKILNLSVKHRELIRYAALLHDYGKIAIREAVLCKKGSLTIDEYCHIQEHAAFTKSILEKINFSREFKDVPRIAAYHHEKMDGSGYPDGLVGDQIPLESRILAVADVFDALTSKRHYRDRMDFENVMDILERNTGTHFDRNLIEAFKKIKIDRLLEILESEYLEHLDPKDLKFLMLFDLRHLLEIVRHGPLSSEERKVVELFYKYYYRSYLKDSESYEAIETHRNWATV